One Oscillospiraceae bacterium genomic window, TTTTTGATACCCGATATCGGCGGTGATATTATCTTTGGGACCGGTTTCGTTTTCACCGCTTGTGATAATGCCGGTGACGCATCCGGTTTGGGTATGTACGACGATTTTCGCCCCGTGGATGGTACGGCGGTCAATTCCGCCCACCGGACTTAACAGTAAACTGCCGTCGCCGCGTACCTCGCTGACGAGAAATGAGATTTCGTCGGTATGGGCGGTCAGCATGACGACCGGCATGTCGGCGCGCCTGGGAACGATCTCGACTCCGAGATTGCCCATCGCGTCAGTCGCAGTTTTATAACCCTTTAATATCCCGCAGATGACGTCGTTGACGTTCTTTTCGCTGCCGGAACCGCCGAACGGTTCGCAAAGCGCGGTCACAAGATGCTTCGTGTCCAATTGAATTCCACCTCTAAAGTTTCTTCACAAGCGTTTTATATTCCTCGCCGCGGGTCTCATAGTTGGGATAACGGTCAAAGCTGGCACAGGCGGGAGAGAGTGTGACAAAATCACCGCTATTCGCAATCGAACGGGCTTTTTGCACCGCTTCAAACATGTTTCCGACATAAAATATCGGCACTTTTTCTGCGTTGTAACCGGGCGCGGCAGCGATCGCGTCGCCCATCTTTTTTGCGGTGTCGCCGAATAAGATCACGGCCTTGCAGGTATCGACGACCGGTTTTCCGAGCGGTTCGAACGGGATTTTTTTGTCATAACCGCCGCCGATTAAAATAACGTTCTTTTTAAACGCGTTCAGCGCGGCGATCGTGCGGGTCGGTGTGGTCGCAATGGAATCGTTATAATATTTTACGCCGTCGAGTTCGCGTACGAATTCTTCGCGGTGTTCGACACCCTTGAAAGTTCGCGCGATCTCAGCCATAACCTTAACATCAACAACGCCCCAAACCGCCGCGAAGGCAGCCATATAGTTTTCGGCGTTGTGTTTCCCCGGCAATAAAATTTCGTCGGCAGCCATAATTTCCTCTTCTTCGCCGTTGGTGACGTGGACGAGTTCGCCGTCTTTAAGGTAAACTCCGTTTTCAACTTTTTTAAGCGAAGAAAAAAACGCTGTCTGCCCGCGTGTCTCGGAAGCAAACGACCTTGTAATTTCATTTTCAGCGTTCAGCACGCAGCGCGCAAAGGCGTTTTGATGCAAAAACAGATTCTTTTTGGAGGTGATGTATTCGTTCATATCTTTATGGATATCCAGATGGTTGGGGTTTACGTTGGTGACGACCGCAACGTCGGGACTTTTACGCATCGACATTAACTGGAAGCTGGACAGTTCGACGACCGCGACATCGTTATGCGACATCTCTTCGACTTTATCAAACAGGCTGCGGCCGATGTTTCCGCCTAGATGCACAAGTTTCCCCTGCTTCGTCAGGCACTCGGCGATGATGGTCGTGGTCGTGGTTTTGCCGTCACTGCCGGTCACGGCATAAATCGGGCACGGGCAGTAGTCGAAGAATAATTCCATCTCGGAGGTCACGGCGGCACCGCGTTTTCTGGCGGCAACGAGCGAGGGCAGGTCAAAATAGACCCCGGGCGCGCGGATAATGACATCGGCGTCGAAAACTTCGGGATAATCCGGGCCGATTAAAAGCTTTGCGCCCCAGGAGCGGATTTCGTCACAGATCGAACCGAGCGCGGCTGCGCCTTTTTTATCGCAGACCGTGACCGGGACACCTTTTTTTAACAATAACTTAATGAGCGGCGTGTTACTGACGCCGATTCCGATGACAAAGACCTTTTTTGAGCGAAGTTTCGCAAAAAAAGAATCCAATCTGTTGTCCATACCGAGTTAGTTCCTCCGGGTGATATTTACTGAAAACAGCCGCTGTTATCCTGCTGCCGTTTTATATCAGTTTAGCATATTTTACCCGCAAATTCAATCGAATCAACACGACGGTGTGAGAATATGTTTTTATGCGCATCATTAACCTCATCACTGCCGAAGACAAAATATTGCAAAAATACACAGAACATGGTATGATTATAAGGTTATTTTTTTGAGGTCCGGCTTTCAATGAAACGATACCAGTCAATTATGTCCTTTAAAATGCATAATGTTAATTTATAAATATGTTCTGAAAGAAAACCGTTTTTACCGCAATAATATCATTTACGGAGGGCACAATGGCTGCTGCGTTCGAATACTTTTTAAATATGCTCCCGTATATGCTGATCTCACTGCCGTTCATCCTGCTTTGGCGCTATATGCGCGTCAACCGGCTTTCAAAACACAATCTGGTCAGCCCCCGGTCCCGCGAGATTTTAATGGTGATTTTCACGATGTTTCTCGTGGGGTTGATTTCACAGACGGTGTTATCCGAAATCACGCTGACCGAAAGCGGTTTTTCGATCGTTCACCGTCCCGGCGGAGGCGGATTGAACCTCAAACTCTTCGATGTGTTCCGGCTTGTGAAAATCGAGACCTTTGAACGCGGAAAGATCAGCTTCTTTTTGATCAACATCGTCGGAAACATCGTCGTTTTCATGCCCCTCGGTTTTTTTTCCTGTCTGTTATGGAAAAAGCCGTCGGTTTGGAAAGCGCTGCTTTACGGCATGATGACCTCATTGGTCATCGAACTGGCGCAATACCCGCTCGAACGTGGCACCGATATCGATGACTTATGGCTGAATACGCTCGGCGCTTTACTCGGATGGGTGGTTTATATTGCAATACGAAATCGGATTGACACACAAAAATACCGCATCAAAGATCAAAGATAACCTATCGGAAAGGACGGTCTGATTATGAAAGAAATTTGGCAATGGATTCTCGATGTTAATGACAAGACAAAGGCCACCTTCGAAGAAGGCCTTTTTATGACTTTGCTGGTATGGCTGTGTATCGGTGTCGCCGCTTGGATTTTACTTCATGTCATCAAACGCATTCTTAAAGAAAAAGAAAAACGCGGCAAAAAGAACACTTTCCCGCTGCTGGCTCACTTGATTCGAGCATTGATTTATATCATTGCCGTCACCAGCGCTCTGTTTCAAATTCAACCTCTGAAAACCATGACGGTATCGCTGCTTGCGACTTCCGGCGTGCTGGCTGTGATCATCGGATTAGCCTCCCAGGAGGCCTTTTCAAATCTGGTTCACGGTTTGTTTATCTCACTGTTCAAACCGTTTGTGATCGGCGACATCATCACGATCAAAGACCTTGGCGTGACCGGCGTTGTGGAGGACATCAACCTGCATCACACAGTTTTAAAGACCTTTCAAAACAACCGCGTGATCGTGCCGAACGCGAAAACCAACGGCTCGGTGATCGAAAACCAAATGCTTGGCGAAAAGCGGCTGTGCAATTATCTCGATATCAATATCGCATACACCGCCGATATCGACAAAGCCATTTCGCTGCTGCGAAATCTTGCCGTTTCGCATCCCTATTGCGTCGATGCAAGAAACCCGCAGGAGATCGCCTCCGGCGAACCGGTCGTTGCCGTGCGGGTAGTCGATTTAAAAGATTTCGGCGTCGCTTTGCGCGCATTTATTTGGTCTGCGGATTCCGGCTCCGGTTTCTCAATGCTGTGTGATCTGCGGAAAGAGATCATCAAGGAATTCGCCGCTCGTGAAATCGAGATCCCCTTCAATACCATGAACGCCGTTATAAAAAGCAAAGGCGGCGTAAATGATAAATAGACCGCCGAACCGGCCTGCTTCGAAATACGGCGGCAGAAATTATTAAAGAAGAAACACGGGAGATAGACAACATGACCTCCAAACGAATCTTTGCGCCGCTGCTGACCTGCCTGTTATTTTTTTGTGCCTGCTCTGATTCTGCCGTCCAGAGCACAATCGAAACGAACGCAAATCCCCATTCCGAAATCTCTTCGGTTCCGACTGATTTTTTCTCCGAACTCGGAATTCCCGAATCAGTCGGTTTCGACGGTACCTATACCCGGGAGACGCGCCAAAAAATGTTCGCACTGGGTTTCAGTTATACGGATGTGGAATCGTTGATTGATATGGGATATTTCATTGACGATATTTTCCTCTTTACCCCCGAAGAAAAAGATGTTTATGCAGCGGCAGGCAGGTTTACGCCCCATGAATCGCTTTTGGAACTGACAAAAATTCTTTACACGGATATCGAAGGGCTGGATGATTATTTCACCGCTTTCGGAGATAAAAGCGTCGTCGTTCCCGAATTAATTCAATACGGCGAGAGCGTTTTAGGCCGCCCGCTCTATTATTATCACATCAAAAACCCGAACCGGGAACCGACAAAAAAGATCATGCTGACCTTTGCGATTCACGGCTATGAGAGCGAGGCCTCCAGCGACGGCGCATACTTGGCCGAACAGGCCTACCAGATCGCATTCTTTTATTGTCTCAAACCCGAGTACCTCGAGGACACAGAATTGTTCATCGTACCGATGGTCAACCCCGACGGCGTGATGAACCGAAACGGCGGCGTCAAATTCGGACGCGGGCAGTCACAGGGGATTGATATGAACCGCGATTTCCTGAAAGGCGAATTTAAGGCGCAGGAGACAGCCGCACTCAGAGACCTGATTAAAACCGTTTCTCCCGACGTTTTCATCGATTTCCACGGCTGGTACAGCGAATCCTACGGTGACGCCGAACTCGGGCGGGCGTTTGCGGCAAATCTCGGTCTTGCGCACATCAGTGAGGATTACGGCACCCGCCAGGGATATTTATACGGATACGCCAAGTCACAGGGTGCGCGCTCCCTTTTGATCGAACACAGCGGCTATGCTTCGGTCAACACAAAAGACCTGATATTATCGCTGAACACCATTATGCGGATGAATTTAAACCAACCGACTCAATAAAACAGCAAAGGACGGTAAAAATATGGATTACAAAAAACTCGCGGATTTAGTGCTGCCGAACGTGTGCAGCGACCTTTCCGTTTGGGAGAAAAGATATCCCCCGCGTGCTCTGCCGGAGGGCGCCAGAGTGACCCGGTTTGCACCGAGTCCGACCGGTCTGCCGCACCTCGGCAACGTGTTTACCTGCAATGTCGATCTGCGGCTTGCGCATCAGAGCGGCGGCGTCTGTTTTTTACGTATTGAGGACACCGATGCCAAACGCACCGTCAAAGACGGAATCGCCAAGATCGTAAAGATGCTCGGGGAGTTCGGCATTTTCTTCGACGAGGGGCCGACCCTTGACGGCGGTGAAAAAGGCGATTACGGCTCCTACACCCAGAGCAAACGCAAGGCGTTGTATCAGTCCTGCGCCAAATGGCTGATTGAACAGGGACTTGCTTACCCTTGCTTCTGCACTGCCGAGGAGCTCAACGACATCCGCGCAAAACAAAAAGCCGCTAAAGTCCCCGCGCCGGGCTATTTCGGCGAGTGGGCCCGCTGCCGTGACCTGACACTTGAGGAAGTCGAGAAGAATCTGGCTGCGGGCAAAGATTATGTCATCCGGCTGCGCAGCGCAGGCGACG contains:
- a CDS encoding VanZ family protein, translated to MAAAFEYFLNMLPYMLISLPFILLWRYMRVNRLSKHNLVSPRSREILMVIFTMFLVGLISQTVLSEITLTESGFSIVHRPGGGGLNLKLFDVFRLVKIETFERGKISFFLINIVGNIVVFMPLGFFSCLLWKKPSVWKALLYGMMTSLVIELAQYPLERGTDIDDLWLNTLGALLGWVVYIAIRNRIDTQKYRIKDQR
- the murD gene encoding UDP-N-acetylmuramoyl-L-alanine--D-glutamate ligase — its product is MDNRLDSFFAKLRSKKVFVIGIGVSNTPLIKLLLKKGVPVTVCDKKGAAALGSICDEIRSWGAKLLIGPDYPEVFDADVIIRAPGVYFDLPSLVAARKRGAAVTSEMELFFDYCPCPIYAVTGSDGKTTTTTIIAECLTKQGKLVHLGGNIGRSLFDKVEEMSHNDVAVVELSSFQLMSMRKSPDVAVVTNVNPNHLDIHKDMNEYITSKKNLFLHQNAFARCVLNAENEITRSFASETRGQTAFFSSLKKVENGVYLKDGELVHVTNGEEEEIMAADEILLPGKHNAENYMAAFAAVWGVVDVKVMAEIARTFKGVEHREEFVRELDGVKYYNDSIATTPTRTIAALNAFKKNVILIGGGYDKKIPFEPLGKPVVDTCKAVILFGDTAKKMGDAIAAAPGYNAEKVPIFYVGNMFEAVQKARSIANSGDFVTLSPACASFDRYPNYETRGEEYKTLVKKL
- a CDS encoding M14 family zinc carboxypeptidase codes for the protein MTSKRIFAPLLTCLLFFCACSDSAVQSTIETNANPHSEISSVPTDFFSELGIPESVGFDGTYTRETRQKMFALGFSYTDVESLIDMGYFIDDIFLFTPEEKDVYAAAGRFTPHESLLELTKILYTDIEGLDDYFTAFGDKSVVVPELIQYGESVLGRPLYYYHIKNPNREPTKKIMLTFAIHGYESEASSDGAYLAEQAYQIAFFYCLKPEYLEDTELFIVPMVNPDGVMNRNGGVKFGRGQSQGIDMNRDFLKGEFKAQETAALRDLIKTVSPDVFIDFHGWYSESYGDAELGRAFAANLGLAHISEDYGTRQGYLYGYAKSQGARSLLIEHSGYASVNTKDLILSLNTIMRMNLNQPTQ
- a CDS encoding mechanosensitive ion channel family protein — translated: MKEIWQWILDVNDKTKATFEEGLFMTLLVWLCIGVAAWILLHVIKRILKEKEKRGKKNTFPLLAHLIRALIYIIAVTSALFQIQPLKTMTVSLLATSGVLAVIIGLASQEAFSNLVHGLFISLFKPFVIGDIITIKDLGVTGVVEDINLHHTVLKTFQNNRVIVPNAKTNGSVIENQMLGEKRLCNYLDINIAYTADIDKAISLLRNLAVSHPYCVDARNPQEIASGEPVVAVRVVDLKDFGVALRAFIWSADSGSGFSMLCDLRKEIIKEFAAREIEIPFNTMNAVIKSKGGVNDK